The Urbifossiella limnaea genome has a window encoding:
- a CDS encoding polysaccharide pyruvyl transferase family protein, with amino-acid sequence MAPSRRRFLAALPGLAAAVTAAAQERRTPRVLLRSAWQTVNIGDIGHTPGMVALLTELIPGVELTLWPGNLGDGVKPMLQKHFPALRFADTAEARRAAFDRCDFLLHGSGPSLVGGRQVAEWRDATKKPYGVLGITLGAADAATRATLDGARFLYLRDSGSVEWARQAKLACPVIDFAPDAAFSTTIRDDAGAEAYLRAAGLWGESFVCFIPRLRFTPYWLIRNTPMTDADREKDRTNQRLKEADHAKVRAALVALVRDAGLKVLVCPEDKSHMAVGKELLVDPLPADVRAKVVWREHYWLTDLAVAVYARSAGLVSMDMHSPIMAVGNGVPAIHCRFAEQTSKGRMWRDVGLGDWLFDLDEERDGARITAAALAMVRDRDATRARVAKARAFVTAKQRAAVTTLTQSLPASRPPSGGG; translated from the coding sequence ATGGCCCCCTCCCGCCGCCGTTTCCTCGCCGCGCTCCCGGGCCTCGCCGCCGCCGTCACCGCGGCCGCGCAGGAGCGCCGAACCCCCCGCGTCCTCCTCCGCTCGGCGTGGCAGACGGTCAACATCGGCGACATCGGCCACACCCCCGGCATGGTCGCGCTCCTCACCGAACTCATTCCGGGTGTCGAACTCACGCTGTGGCCCGGGAACCTCGGCGACGGGGTGAAGCCGATGCTGCAGAAGCACTTCCCCGCGCTGCGGTTCGCGGACACGGCCGAGGCGCGCCGCGCGGCCTTCGACCGCTGCGACTTCCTGCTGCACGGGTCGGGCCCGTCGCTGGTCGGCGGGCGGCAGGTGGCCGAGTGGCGCGACGCGACGAAGAAGCCCTACGGCGTCCTCGGCATCACCCTCGGCGCGGCCGACGCCGCCACCCGCGCCACCCTCGACGGCGCCCGCTTCCTGTACCTCCGCGACTCGGGCTCGGTCGAGTGGGCGCGGCAGGCGAAGCTGGCCTGCCCGGTCATCGACTTCGCCCCGGACGCGGCCTTCAGCACGACGATCCGCGACGACGCCGGCGCGGAGGCGTACCTGCGTGCGGCCGGGCTGTGGGGCGAGTCGTTCGTGTGCTTCATCCCGCGGCTGCGGTTCACGCCGTACTGGCTGATCCGCAACACGCCGATGACCGACGCCGACCGCGAGAAGGACCGCACGAACCAGCGGCTGAAGGAGGCCGACCACGCGAAGGTTCGTGCCGCGCTGGTGGCGCTGGTCCGCGACGCGGGGTTAAAGGTGCTGGTGTGCCCGGAGGACAAGAGCCACATGGCGGTGGGCAAGGAGTTGCTGGTGGACCCGCTGCCGGCCGACGTGCGGGCGAAGGTGGTGTGGCGCGAGCACTACTGGCTGACGGACCTGGCGGTGGCCGTGTACGCGCGGTCGGCCGGGCTGGTGAGCATGGACATGCACTCGCCGATCATGGCGGTCGGCAACGGCGTCCCCGCGATCCACTGCCGGTTCGCCGAGCAGACGAGCAAGGGCCGGATGTGGCGCGACGTCGGCCTCGGCGACTGGCTGTTCGACCTGGACGAGGAGCGCGACGGCGCCCGCATCACCGCCGCGGCGCTGGCGATGGTCCGCGACCGCGACGCCACGCGCGCCCGGGTGGCGAAGGCGCGGGCGTTCGTGACCGCGAAGCAGCGCGCGGCGGTGACCACGCTCACTCAATCGCTCCCGGCGAGCCGCCCGCCGTCCGGCGGCGGGTGA
- a CDS encoding ADP-ribosylglycohydrolase family protein has protein sequence MTASDRYRGALLGLAAGDALGTTLEFRARGSFAPLTDMVGGGPFQMKPGEWTDDTSMALCLAESLVLKQGFDPIDQLTRYLSWWKDGKFSVKGYCFDIGITTAGALRRFEVHGRADSGSTDPGAAGNGSLMRLAPAPLAFAADPALAVKRAGDSSRTTHGAAECVDACRYYGGLLVGAIQGRSKDELLAPNFEPVPGLWAAEPLAPKVAAVAAGSFRTKAESAVSGSGYVVHTLEAALWAFAATDTFRDGALKVVNLGDDADTTGAVYGQLAGAYYGADAIPAEWREKLAMRAEIEALADGVQRLAGVA, from the coding sequence ATGACCGCATCCGACCGCTACCGCGGCGCCCTGCTCGGCCTCGCCGCCGGCGACGCCCTCGGCACCACGCTGGAGTTCCGCGCCCGCGGCTCCTTCGCCCCGCTGACCGACATGGTCGGCGGCGGCCCGTTCCAGATGAAGCCCGGCGAGTGGACCGACGACACGAGCATGGCCCTGTGCCTGGCCGAGAGCCTCGTGCTGAAGCAGGGCTTCGACCCCATCGACCAGTTGACGCGCTACCTGAGTTGGTGGAAGGACGGCAAGTTCAGCGTGAAGGGCTACTGCTTCGACATCGGCATCACGACGGCCGGGGCGCTGCGGCGGTTCGAGGTACACGGCCGCGCCGACAGCGGCTCGACCGACCCCGGCGCGGCGGGCAACGGCAGCCTGATGCGGCTGGCGCCGGCGCCGCTGGCGTTCGCGGCCGACCCGGCGCTTGCGGTCAAACGCGCCGGCGACAGCTCCCGCACCACGCACGGCGCCGCCGAGTGCGTGGACGCCTGCCGCTACTACGGCGGCCTGCTGGTGGGGGCGATTCAGGGCCGGTCGAAGGATGAGCTTCTGGCGCCGAACTTCGAACCGGTCCCGGGGCTGTGGGCGGCGGAGCCGCTGGCTCCGAAGGTGGCGGCGGTGGCGGCCGGGTCGTTCCGCACGAAGGCCGAGTCGGCGGTGAGCGGCAGCGGCTACGTGGTTCACACGCTGGAGGCGGCGCTGTGGGCGTTCGCGGCGACGGACACGTTCCGCGACGGCGCCCTGAAGGTGGTGAACCTCGGCGACGACGCCGACACGACGGGCGCGGTGTACGGCCAGCTGGCGGGCGCGTACTACGGCGCGGACGCGATCCCGGCCGAGTGGCGCGAGAAGCTGGCGATGCGAGCCGAGATCGAGGCGCTGGCCGACGGTGTGCAGCGGCTGGCAGGAGTGGCGTAG
- a CDS encoding GntP family permease gives MSVVIVLAALAFLTVVAYRGHSVVLFAPVAALGAVLLTDPRLVPPAFTGVYMERLAGFLQLYLPVFVLGAVFGKVVELAGFSEAIVAAVLALVGPRRATLAVVLVCAVLTYGGVSLFVVVFAVYPFAAELYRRADIPKRQLPAAVALGAFSFTMDALPGTPQIQNLIPTAFFGTTAYAAPWLGVVGAAFILVAGLGYLDWRRRRARAAGEGYGAAPLNEPAPFDRGPLPHPMLAVLPLVLVGVLNRVLTAAIPAGYGPAAAFGPATQDVSKLAAIWAVEGALLVGIGSVFVLAWRPVTGRIAEGSRAAVGGALLAALNTASEYGFGAVVAALPGFRVIAGALASVPGPLVNEAVTVTTLAGITGSASGGLSIALAALSDTFVANAHAAGIPLEVCHRVAAMASGGMDTLPHNGAVITLLTVTGLTHRQAYADIFAITLIKTAAVGVVIAVFHLTGVV, from the coding sequence ATGAGCGTCGTGATCGTCCTGGCGGCACTGGCGTTCCTGACGGTGGTGGCCTACCGCGGCCACAGCGTCGTCCTGTTCGCCCCCGTCGCCGCGCTCGGGGCCGTGCTGCTCACCGACCCGCGCCTCGTGCCGCCGGCGTTCACGGGCGTGTACATGGAGCGGCTCGCCGGGTTCCTCCAGCTGTACCTGCCGGTGTTCGTGCTCGGCGCCGTCTTCGGGAAGGTCGTCGAGTTGGCGGGCTTCTCCGAGGCGATCGTCGCCGCGGTGCTCGCGCTGGTCGGCCCGCGGCGGGCGACGCTCGCCGTGGTCCTCGTCTGCGCCGTGCTGACGTACGGCGGCGTGTCGCTGTTCGTGGTGGTGTTCGCGGTGTACCCGTTCGCCGCCGAGCTGTACCGCCGGGCCGACATCCCGAAGCGGCAACTCCCGGCGGCGGTCGCGCTCGGGGCGTTCTCGTTCACGATGGACGCGCTGCCGGGCACGCCGCAGATCCAGAACCTCATCCCGACCGCGTTCTTCGGCACGACCGCCTACGCCGCCCCGTGGCTCGGCGTCGTCGGCGCGGCTTTCATCCTCGTCGCCGGCCTCGGCTACCTCGACTGGCGCCGCCGCCGGGCGCGGGCCGCGGGCGAGGGCTACGGCGCCGCCCCGCTCAACGAGCCCGCGCCGTTCGACCGCGGCCCGCTGCCGCACCCGATGCTAGCCGTGCTGCCGCTCGTGCTCGTCGGCGTGCTGAACCGCGTCCTCACCGCCGCCATCCCGGCGGGGTACGGCCCGGCGGCGGCGTTCGGTCCGGCGACGCAGGACGTGTCGAAACTTGCCGCCATCTGGGCCGTGGAGGGGGCGCTGCTGGTCGGCATCGGGAGCGTGTTCGTGCTGGCGTGGCGGCCGGTCACGGGCCGGATCGCGGAGGGCTCGCGGGCGGCCGTCGGCGGGGCACTATTGGCGGCGCTGAACACGGCGTCCGAGTACGGCTTCGGCGCGGTCGTGGCGGCGCTGCCGGGCTTCCGTGTGATTGCGGGCGCGCTGGCGTCGGTGCCGGGGCCGCTCGTCAACGAGGCGGTCACGGTTACGACGCTGGCGGGGATCACCGGCTCGGCGTCGGGCGGGCTGAGCATCGCGCTCGCGGCCCTGTCGGACACGTTCGTAGCGAACGCCCACGCGGCGGGGATTCCGCTGGAAGTCTGCCACCGGGTGGCGGCGATGGCCAGCGGCGGCATGGACACGCTGCCGCACAACGGGGCCGTCATCACCCTGCTGACCGTCACCGGGCTGACGCACCGGCAGGCCTACGCCGACATCTTCGCGATCACGCTCATCAAGACGGCGGCGGTGGGCGTGGTCATCGCCGTGTTCCACCTCACCGGCGTCGTTTAA
- a CDS encoding TIGR02117 family protein, whose protein sequence is MEPPPTETAPGPRRSLRGRVGRALLRGGKLFVAAVALYLLAALIGLIPVNNDFAPTADGVEVTVTSTEIHADLVLPLRNATMDWRPLLPAADFAGDTGRATRVAFGWGNKEFYVDTRTYADLKAGTVFRAMFWPSPTCVHVEMWDDDSRPAGARTVRLSHDQYRRLVDHVLGTFRRDAGGRFERIHPGAYGPTDAFYHAHGSYHAFNTCNCWVGRGLQAAGVRAGWFTPLPRTVSLYMPAPRAD, encoded by the coding sequence GTGGAACCGCCCCCGACCGAGACCGCCCCCGGGCCGCGCCGCAGTCTCCGCGGCCGGGTCGGCCGCGCCCTTCTCCGCGGCGGCAAGCTGTTCGTGGCGGCGGTGGCCCTCTACCTCCTCGCCGCGCTTATCGGCCTGATCCCGGTCAACAACGACTTCGCGCCCACGGCCGACGGCGTGGAGGTCACGGTCACCTCGACCGAGATCCACGCCGACCTCGTGCTGCCGCTCCGCAACGCGACGATGGACTGGCGCCCGCTCCTGCCCGCGGCCGACTTCGCCGGCGACACCGGCCGCGCCACCCGCGTCGCGTTCGGCTGGGGCAACAAGGAGTTCTACGTCGACACCCGGACCTACGCCGACCTGAAGGCGGGGACCGTGTTCCGCGCGATGTTCTGGCCGTCCCCGACGTGCGTGCACGTCGAGATGTGGGACGACGACTCCCGCCCCGCTGGTGCAAGGACGGTCCGGCTGTCGCACGACCAGTACCGCCGCCTCGTGGATCACGTCCTGGGCACGTTCCGCCGTGACGCGGGCGGCCGCTTCGAGCGCATCCACCCGGGGGCGTACGGCCCGACCGACGCCTTCTACCACGCGCACGGCTCGTACCACGCCTTCAACACGTGCAACTGCTGGGTCGGCCGCGGGCTCCAGGCCGCCGGCGTCCGGGCCGGCTGGTTCACGCCGCTGCCGCGAACGGTATCGCTGTACATGCCCGCCCCCCGGGCGGACTGA